One region of Mycobacterium riyadhense genomic DNA includes:
- a CDS encoding acyl-CoA dehydrogenase, translating into MRISYTPEQEELRRELRSYFTTLMTPERREALSSVQGEYGVGNVYRETIAQMGKDGWLTLNWPTEYGGQDRSPMDSLIFTDEAAIAGAPVPFLTINSVAPTIMVYGTDEQKKFFLPKIAAGNLHFSIGYSEPGAGTDLANLRTTAVRDGDDYVINGQKMWTSLIQYADYVWLAVRTNTETKKHRGISVLIVPTTADGFSWTPVHTMAGPDTSATYYSDVRVPVSNRVGEENGGWKLVTNQLNHERVALVSSAPIFLCLREVREWAQNTKDDSGARLIDSEWVQLNLARVYAKAEVLKLINWELASSQDEAPSPADASAAKVFGTELATEAYRLLMEVLGTAATLRQDSPGALLRGRVERMHRACLILTFGGGTNEVQRDIIGMVALGLPRASR; encoded by the coding sequence ATGCGCATCAGTTACACCCCTGAACAGGAGGAGCTGCGTCGCGAGCTGCGGTCGTACTTCACCACGCTGATGACCCCGGAGCGTCGCGAGGCGCTGAGCTCGGTGCAGGGCGAGTACGGCGTTGGCAACGTGTACCGCGAGACGATCGCCCAGATGGGCAAGGACGGGTGGCTCACCCTGAACTGGCCCACGGAGTACGGCGGCCAGGACCGCTCCCCGATGGACTCGCTGATCTTCACCGACGAGGCGGCCATCGCCGGTGCACCGGTGCCGTTCCTGACGATCAACAGCGTGGCGCCGACCATCATGGTCTACGGCACCGATGAGCAGAAGAAGTTCTTCCTGCCCAAGATCGCGGCGGGGAACCTGCACTTCTCGATCGGCTACTCCGAGCCGGGCGCCGGCACCGACCTGGCCAACCTGCGCACCACCGCCGTGCGCGACGGCGACGACTATGTGATCAACGGCCAGAAGATGTGGACCAGCTTGATCCAGTACGCCGACTACGTCTGGTTGGCGGTGCGCACCAATACCGAGACCAAGAAACACCGTGGCATTTCGGTGCTGATCGTGCCGACCACGGCCGACGGCTTTTCCTGGACGCCGGTGCACACCATGGCCGGTCCCGACACCAGCGCCACCTACTACTCCGATGTCCGGGTGCCGGTGAGCAACCGGGTCGGTGAGGAGAATGGCGGCTGGAAGCTGGTGACGAACCAGCTCAACCATGAGCGCGTCGCACTGGTGTCGTCGGCGCCAATCTTCCTGTGCCTGCGCGAGGTTCGCGAATGGGCACAGAACACCAAGGACGACAGCGGCGCCCGGCTCATCGACTCGGAGTGGGTGCAGCTCAACCTGGCTCGGGTATATGCCAAGGCCGAGGTGCTCAAGCTGATCAACTGGGAACTGGCGTCCTCACAGGACGAAGCGCCGTCACCGGCGGATGCGTCGGCGGCCAAGGTGTTCGGGACCGAGCTGGCCACCGAGGCGTATCGGCTGCTAATGGAGGTGCTGGGCACCGCGGCGACACTGCGCCAGGATTCGCCAGGGGCATTGCTGCGCGGGCGGGTGGAGCGCATGCACCGGGCGTGCCTGATCTTGACCTTCGGGGGCGGCACCAACGAAGTCCAGCGCGACATCATCGGCATGGTCGCGCTGGGACTGCCCCGCGCCAGCCGCTGA
- a CDS encoding ferredoxin: protein MRVKVDRDRCEGNAVCLGIAPDIFDLDDEDYAVVKTDPIPADQEDLAEQAIAECPRAALLRED from the coding sequence GTGCGAGTAAAGGTGGACCGTGACCGATGCGAGGGTAACGCGGTGTGCTTGGGAATTGCGCCGGATATCTTCGATCTGGACGACGAGGACTATGCCGTCGTGAAGACCGATCCGATTCCGGCGGACCAGGAGGATCTGGCCGAACAGGCGATCGCCGAATGCCCGCGCGCGGCATTGCTGCGCGAAGACTAG
- a CDS encoding 3-oxoacyl-ACP reductase, whose protein sequence is MSSSTNATDLSGRVAVVTGAAAGLGRAEAIGLARLGATVVVNDIATALDGSDVIDEISAAGSKAVAVAGDISQRATADELIASADGLGGLHIVINNAGITRDRMLFNMSDEDWDAVIAVHLRGHFLLTRNAATYWRTKAKEAKEGAIYGRIVNTSSEAGLVGPVGQANYGAAKAGITALTLSAARALGRYGVRANVICPRARTAMTADVFGEAPEDGDIDPLSPEHVVTLVQFLASPAAAEVNGQVFIVYGPRVTLVAPPSAERQFSADGPAWKPAQLSATLQDYFAGRNPEHNFAATRLMT, encoded by the coding sequence TTGAGTAGCAGCACGAACGCGACCGATCTATCCGGAAGGGTCGCGGTGGTGACCGGCGCGGCCGCGGGGTTGGGCCGCGCCGAGGCGATCGGCCTCGCCCGGCTCGGCGCCACCGTCGTCGTCAACGACATTGCCACCGCCCTGGACGGCTCCGACGTCATCGACGAAATCAGTGCCGCCGGCTCCAAGGCGGTCGCGGTGGCCGGTGACATTAGCCAGCGTGCCACGGCCGACGAGCTGATCGCTTCGGCCGACGGGTTGGGCGGACTGCACATCGTGATAAATAACGCCGGCATCACCCGCGACCGGATGCTGTTCAACATGTCCGACGAGGATTGGGACGCCGTTATCGCCGTGCACCTGCGTGGCCATTTCCTGCTCACCCGCAACGCGGCGACCTACTGGCGCACCAAAGCCAAGGAAGCCAAAGAGGGCGCTATCTATGGTCGGATCGTCAACACCTCGTCGGAGGCTGGCCTGGTCGGTCCGGTGGGGCAGGCCAACTACGGCGCCGCCAAGGCGGGTATCACCGCGCTTACCTTGTCGGCCGCGCGGGCGCTGGGCCGCTACGGGGTGCGCGCCAACGTGATCTGCCCGCGGGCGCGCACCGCGATGACGGCCGACGTCTTCGGCGAAGCGCCCGAGGACGGCGACATTGATCCGTTGTCGCCGGAGCATGTGGTAACCCTGGTCCAGTTCCTGGCGTCGCCGGCGGCCGCGGAAGTCAACGGTCAGGTGTTCATCGTGTATGGCCCCCGGGTGACGCTGGTTGCCCCGCCGAGCGCGGAGCGTCAATTCAGCGCGGACGGCCCGGCTTGGAAGCCCGCTCAGCTGAGCGCGACGCTGCAGGACTACTTTGCTGGCCGGAATCCGGAACACAACTTCGCCGCCACCCGTCTAATGACTTAG